From the genome of Chiloscyllium plagiosum isolate BGI_BamShark_2017 chromosome 13, ASM401019v2, whole genome shotgun sequence:
TTTTTAATGGAAGCTACAAGCCCTGTCACAGAGGAGAGTGAAATCCAAAGCAGACAGTCATCTTTGGGTGGTCTCTCGCATACCTCTTGTGAAAGGATTACTCGAGCAATCAATGTCAAATTGCCATTGTGTTCTGTGCCTTGCTATTCTGCTGCAGTGATGCGATGCTATGATGGTggtgaaagaaataaaattattggCACAAAGAACATATACATTGGCAGTCCCTTGAATGAAGGATGATATCTTCTCATGTTAGCATGTTTCTGCCGTGAGTCTTTGTGTGATTGAATAGCCTGATTCCCAACCCATAAGCCTTTATGCACATGGCACAGAACATCCAATGAGGTACTGGGAACTAGAGAGCAGAATCTGCTTCCTTTTCTCTCCTTCTCTTCCACCACTCTACCTCATCATTAAGGCATTTGGGCACAGAGCATGATCAATTTTGATATTGGCACTATAACTATATTAAAAGAAAAGTAATGCCCCTTATTAGTTCCATGACTTTCTCCAGCTCTTTAAGCCTCTGAGAACACTGCATTCCTCTAACTTGAGCACCTGTGCCATCAATGAACTAAGCCTCTAAACTAAAACTAAACTGAAAGCATTTCTTTTCAACTTAACTTTAAGTTAATGAAGTTAGAAGGATTAAAATTGTGGAAGAAAATTTGCCACAAGACTTGACACAAATTTGTGTGAAAGCTATTTTGTCACAAAGCAATCTTCGCAGCAAAGCTTAGACTGCTGACACAACGCTTTTAGAGTAAGCTGAGAAATTTTTTTTTGCTAGAAATGACCTTGTAGTTACAAGCTCATTCTCAGCTCCCCCAAAACACCAGACTAGTTCTGCTACAAATTGTCTATTGTACTAATTATCTGTTTCTGCCTAATGTGAACCTGAAGTAGAAGATAACATTCATTTACAAATTTGAGAAATGTAGACTTGAGATATGTATATAGCAGCTACACCAATGGACCATTGCCCTTATCTAACCATCTGACTCCCCCTAGGTTGCGTAACTAACAGATAGTGTGCTTATGATATACTATATAACCTGTGGCAATCTGTATTTTGATGGATCACATCAGACTTTCCGAGGGAAGATGTACTCCCCATGGCTATGAATAAAGCATGCTAATACTCAAGCTCTCAACTCCTGACGATTTTGTCATTAAATTATCCGGCATAGGATTTTATTCCCTAACAATTATTTAGATCTTTCTTCAGCTACATTTCTTTCTCATCTGGGAAACCCACCAACTGGCTTAACACAAGCAAGCAGCATTCAGTAAGACTGTCATTAAACCACAGGCCTAATGCTTACTATAAGTAATTATGGGAAAGAGTTTTGTATCTTTGTAAAGTCTCATGAATGGCTTACTGTTTCAACTTGGTAACAATAAACTAATTGAACATTCATCCCACTTACAACAAACATGTCAGAAAGATTGTATTGGTTTCACAGAATAACCAAAGTGTGTTGGTTTCAATAATGCTTGAAGCATTATCTTTGCATGACATTTATGCAGACATACCACTATTGGCAATAACACTTTAATTTTTAACAATGCTCTGGTTATTAACTTAATAGACAACCATTTGTCAAATCAATGACAGATAATCTGATAAAGTATATATTATATGACTATTTTCATGTCAGTGTCAAATTGTCTTGGATATGCATTCTTTCAAAACCAGTGCCGCAACTCAGCTGTCTATAATCTGACTGCAATTCATATCAAGAGGATTACTGTGCTACCTACACTTTTAACTTAACTTTGAATCTTGTCGATTTATTTGGTGGTCCCATCAGTTTATCATAAAGGTATTTGACATCACATTCCTCAAGATAGATTCTCTGATGCTTATTGTTGCAAAAATGTGCAGAGAACATAAGAAAAGGGGCAGAACTAGGTTATTTGGCTCCTGCAGCTTTCTCCACCATTTAGTAAGATCTGAGCTGATCAGATTAGgtccttaactctatttttctaAGTTTAAAATAGATCCaattcagtcttgaatatattcaatgattcatCTTCTTCTGCAcattggggaagagaattccaaagactaatgccctcttgagagaagaaatttctcctcctctcaattTTAATGGAGACCCCTAATTTAGAAACTGAGCCTCTCATTCCAGATTTTCGCACATGGGAACACAAACGCTCAGCATCCAGTCTATCAATCCCCTTCAGTATGCTTCagtctctcattctttgaaacgtCAATGAGTACAGATTCAACCCCTTCAACCTTTGCACATAAGACAAAACCCTCATCCAAGGAAGCAGCTGAACGAATCTTCTCTGAATCAATTCCACTGTAGGTGTGTCCCTCTTCTAGTcaaaacaatactccaggtatggtcctaccaatgacctgtacaattgtaacaagatTTCCCTACTTTTGGGGAAgagatggcctaatggtattatcactagattattaatccaaagacccaggttatATTCTGAGGACCCAgtgtcaaattccaccatggcagatggtggaatttgagttccaAAAAAACTCTGGggttaagaatctactgataaccATGAACCTATttatgattgttggaaaaacccgcCTGGCTCaataatgtcttttagggaaagaaatctgccatctttgtctggtctggcctacatgtgactccaaacctacaataatatggttgactctcaactgccctctaaacaattaggggtgggtaataaatgctgacatggccagtgatatccacatctcgtgaatgaataaaataattgtCCCATTCTCCTTGCAAAAAAGAACTAACATGCTGTACTATAAAGTGTGTGATTGATATGGTTATTGTAATATCATTTTTTGAAGACTGCGTTTTAAACAAGTAGCATGTGGATTTTTGGTCTGTGTgtggtttaatgattaacttgtctgTATTTTCTGACGTATATTTTTTAAACTCAGTATAagtgaaacagagagagactTTCTGAGTGTAATGGGATTTTGTTTGCATCTGGCATGTTTTACAGATGGACTGAATAAGTGGACTGGGCAGCTTCCAGTTCGAAGGATTCAGAATTGACTTTTTATCTTAAGTAAAACACCCACAACTTGTAAAGCCTTTTGCTTTCTGTCCTGAGAAGTCCTAGTGGAAGTTAGATGTGCCAAACATTTTCAACTAAAGAAAAGGATTAGTTTAGAAATGTTAATTAATAGGATACTCCAATGTAAGGAGTAGAGATTGAAAGTTCTAGAACAGACGAGTTTGGTTATAACTCTGACAAGGTTATTTGAAAAAACTTAAACTCAGTTGTATTCTCAAGGTCGGGACAATCTGATTCTCAAAACAAAGTATTGAAAATGCAATTAAGTCAAATCTCTATATGAGATCGAGAAAAGATTCTGTGCAGTGTAAGAACTGTAAAGGATTGTTGTTGGGGTAGATACATTATTGTATTTAAATGTGTTTGAAATCTTTAACATTGTATTATATGTACTCTATTTTATATTAACTTATTTTGcataatagttttttttgttttattgttaaaatcaaatctgcagcattttacGCTTGCGCTTCAGTGGAAGACCACTTTgttaattaaaaatacaaaatatgaTCTACCAAAACAGTTTGCAGTCTGGGATCTAACACCTTGCAATAACATCAGTGAACAGTTCAatatgaatttatatttgccttcctaattacttgctgcacacGTATGCTTAGATTTTGTGgttcatgtacatagataccTAAGTCCCTCTGTACTGCAGCATAATGCAATCTTTCTGTTTCAATAATATTCTGAGCTTGGTGATCAATAAAGAAAGTGAATATGGGAGctgaaattaatttgttttaaatctactCCACATTTCACAAGTAACAATCTGAGACCAGCAACTGACTGTTTTTAAGCAAACTGAGATGAAACACTTCATTACTCCAAATACTGATCATCAGATACAATAAACAATACTGCTATGTTAGCACCCACCCTTTCCATATGTTATAACACAGTCATAGAATTTGGAACAAATGGTGAGATAAGATTGATCATTATTTTCCTTCAGAAGAGCATAAACCAGTGCAAGGAATGAACGGTGTGCCACAGAAGTACAGCATATATAAAAGACAACCATAACAAGNNNNNNNNNNNNNNNNNNNNNNNNNNNNNNNNNNNNNNNNNNNNNNNNNNNNNNNNNNNNNNNNNNNNNNNNNNNNNNNNNNNNNNNNNNNNNNNNNNNNNNNNNNNNNNNNNNNNNNNNNNNNNNNNNNNNNNNNNNNNNNNNNNNNNNNNNNNNNNNNNNNNNNNNNNNNNNNNNNNNNNNNNNNNNNNNNNNNNNNNNNNNNNNNNNNNNNNNNNNNNNNNNNNNNNNNNNNNNNNNNNNNNNNNNNNNNNNNNNNNNNNNNNNNNNNNNNNNNNNNNNNNNNNNNNNNNNNNNNNNNNNNNNNNNNNNNNNNNNNNNNNNNNNNNNNNNNNNNNNNNNNNNNNNNNNNNNNNNNNNNNNNNNNNNNNNNNNNNNNNNNNNNNNNNNNNNNNNNNNNNNNNNNNNNNNNNNNNNNNNNNNNNNNNNNNNNNNNNNNNNNNNNNNNNNNNNNNNNNNNNNNNNNNNNNNNNNNNNNNNNNNNNNNNNNNNNNNNNNNNAAATGATCATTTACACTCTGACCTTGATGAAGGCTTCCCAATGGATTACCCATTTCCTAACATTACTTTGAATCTGGCATCAATTCAAACAGGAAATACAGCTAAACGTACTGAAGTATTCACACAGACAGCATGTGAAAAAGTAAAAAGCACTGAATATCATTCacttttaattaaaaattaaatgtatctatctctaagaaagcacatggatgatttcaCTGTAGTTGGTCAAACACAACTCTTAAACACACCCTCTGTGCATTCAACTCTCTACAACACGTAATGTGATCACTGAATACAGCTGTATCCCACATTACAACATCAACCCTCTTCAACGATACCTTTTTGGCATTAAAGTGGTTGACACAACAAGGTCATAGAAGACACTGCTTAAATGCAAGATATACAATGAGATGCTTCTTTTATTTCAACTTTGTTTTTACCTGAGACCTTTCACTGTTATCTGTTCTTTCTTTAAGTCAATTTTGTTCTTTGTGCAGATCTGTCAAGTAAcaaaagccagcatttatttcaccTTTAGGGAAAAGTGATATTGTAAAGGTGCTaatttaaatgtgtttttttacaCTGACACATTTCTTTTTGGAATTTCACATTGCATCACTACTGGGTTTGGATGTCATTATACCATAATGATGACTGTTAATTTCTCACATATTTACATTTGAATGGGAGTTTTTGAATGTAGCATTTGAAACTGTTTGTTTCAAATATGGTTTTTGAAGCCAGGATGTGTGCAGACATCCAAAGGCATTGGTGCAGATTGATTGTGCTGCCAAGAACCATTCTTCATCTGAATCTCAATTTCTCATTTAAGCATTAGAATTGTTACAAGAAATGCACAGATCACAATCAAACTCATCCAATGCCCTAGCAGAAGCACAAACCAGCAGAAACTATGCTTGTTTGTCCTACCTGCAATTAGGACATTGAGATCAATTGGAAAGCTGAATTAATGAATATAGCAAAACATTACAAATCTAAACTGGCACCTTCCTGCTCAATGCCAAATCCATATGCGTGATTACTCATGCACAGATCTTACATTGCTCAGTCTTTTGTATTTGTTAAGGAAAAGAGTAAATTACAAGTGCAGGAATGCTGTACAAAGCCATTCCAAGTTTATCTCTGGCAGCCATTTTGAGGTTATGTTACTTTTGCATGTTACAAATTTGGAAAACTTTAAACTTGCTCTTTTGTTTTATTGCACTCAAATGTTGTGCTTTTCACTTTAAATATTAGAAATTTAAGTTACCCTACTTAGTtgtaaaaataatattttggtaAGGATTAATGTTGGAGGCTGCAAAACGCTCACTTAATCCGATGTCATACAGTCTTAAGTGGAGAGGTCAAGACAATAGTTCTAAATCTCGAAAGAAACAAACGCGTCATTTGTGTCTCCTAATAGTTTTAACATTAAACATCATTTTGTTAAGACATGAACCTCTTCTTGTTAATACTCACTAGTTACAGTCCCTTTTCCCAGTGCAAATAAAATACATGCTTTGACCAATTAAGTAAAGATTAATTGGAGGACCATACTTCTATCCTCAAATGCCACATTATCAGCTCTTATTTTTATTCTATTAGTATTTCATTTATCATTTTCATAATTCCTTCTCCCTCCCTATTTTTAATAAACCTTTGGGTAGAATTTCATGGGAATTCTAGTTCCTCAGTCACATAGTTATTCTCCACTGGTAACGTGAGAATGTGTGTATTCCCACTCACCCGAATCATTCCACAAAACGTCATTAATGTCAACCCTGATGTAAACGTGTAACTTTTCAACAGTTAATCGTACATAAGGTAGCATTCACTCTGAAGTATATTACCCTTTTACTAGATTACTGACTTGAAGTCAGTTTTCATGGAACCATAGATGGCTAAGTACAGATGAAGACGATTCAGCCAATCGGGTCAGAACTGATGCTTTTAAAGCAGGTAGTTCCATTCCCACACTTTCCTTAAAGGCTGACAATATTTTttctccttcaagtatttattaaTTCTCTTTTGAAGGTTATTTTTGAATCTGTACCTTTACCATTTCAGGTGGTGCATTGCAAATCTTAACCACTCGTATCATTTCCTCATGATACCTTGGGTTAATTTGCCAATTGCCTCAAACTGGTACCCTTTGGTTCTTGACCAGTCATTAGAAATATTTGGTCTTTATTCAGTAAAATCCTTTAAAATGTTAAACACCATTACCAAATCTTTGTGTTCTCTGCTTGAAGGACTTCAATCCCATTTTATGCTATCTATTTTACTGTAATCTGTCATCCCTAGAATTATTCTAGTAAATCAGTGTCTGTATCAGTTCTGGACCCTCTCCCAAGgcttcatatccttcctaaactGTGATATCCAGAAGCTGACAACATGCAAACTGGATAGAATtaataatttatatattttttttttaatcctgtacCTCTATTTTTAAAGCTCAGTATTCCATCTGCTTTATTTAAAACATTGTTCATCTTTTTCTCAATAAACAAAAAATTGTGCTTTTAAAAATCCCATGGGATAGTGTCATTAGCAAGACTAGGGTTTGTTACTCATTGCTAACTACTAATGGGCTGAGTGGTTGCTGAGCCActtcagagagtagttaagagtcaaccatactgcCAGGGGTTTAGGGTCCAAAACTAGCTTTCAATTTCCGAATGAATTACCATAGTGACATATGAATCAGCGTCCCCAGCTCAATAGTGTGGGCCTTGAGagtactagtccagtgacattaccatgaccACCATCTGCTTATAAAGCCTCAGATTACTTTTTTTCTTGAACATGATAAAATTTAGCATGTACTATCTCACATTTAATTTCATTTGCAATACATCTTCTTGGTTCATTACCATTTCCTCACTCTTTACAATACTGACAAGTTTCAAGATTTGGAAAAgccgggtgttggactggggtggacaaagttaaaaatcatacaacaccaggttattatccaacaggtttatgtggaagctcAAGCTTTTGAagcgttgcttcttcatcaggtgtttgttaAGTCATCTTCGAATTTCAAAATTGTAGACCTTACATCATTGTGTTGCTAGCTTAGCTGAAACCTGCCTAATTCAGCGACGATTTGACTCTGTGCATGTCAATTTCAAATTAACCAAATAATTTTTTATTGGCAAATAGAGAGTTGCACAATTTGTTTGTTGTTACACAAAGTCAGAtataaattttctcaaaactatGCAAGAACAGATTTGCTTTCAAGGTTAGATGTATTTAAATTGACATGGATACATCCTAAACTCTTTATTCATTGACTGATAAAGAAGGTCAAACCTAGTTTATTCATGAGGGGAATTACCAAGTGACGGCACAGAAGAGAGCAAATGCAACCTTTCAGAATAGAAAAGTTCCACTGATCATCATAATACAAAATGGGAATTCTAATATTCAGAGCAGCCATGTACAAAGCCTTCAGCCATATTGCTAACTGTTCCATCCTTTGACGAAGAATTTTCTCTGCTTTAACATGTCCCCAATATGTCCCTTCGCTGCTTTCACAGAAGTAATGTGAAATGCTTTCTTTCCTATGTCTCCTAACATCAAACATGAACTCTTCAACCCTCATGGCCAGGATTTTACTTCTCGTCTTTTCAGTATGAGTCCCACACCCTCAATAATAACCACATCCGGTATGTAAAATatatattatatttaattatcaCCGGAAATACCCGCATGCAATCAAATATAATGTACAATAGGCAGaaggagacccaagttcaattcccacctgctccaaaaatgtgtagtaacatctctgaaccagTTGATTAGCAAAGCTTACCTTTATGACTCTTTGCCTTGCATTTCTGATCCATTGATTCCTTTTGTAAGGATTGAttgttttttaatttatttttgctaAATAATAGAATAAATGTTCACATTTACTATTTGTTCTGTGTTGTGAGATGTAAAAACCTGGTTCTCAATTCATATTGTTAGATTGTTAGTAATTTTGATTAATCTTTGATCTGAGTGGAAACAATTTAGGAGCCACAAAACTGACCGTAAAACTTTCAATAAGTTTCAATACCTTGGGAAGTAAGGGAACAGTGACGCTGCCTGGAGCTTGCGAAATGAAGAGGTTAAATATCTATTTATAAAATGCAAGAATAAACCGATTACATCACAAACCGCAGATCACACCAGGAAAGGCAACAGAGGAAACCCCAGAGGGATATATCAGCAATGTACTTCCTTGATCTGGAAAAATCCCAACAGCATGGCCAGTGTATATAAACTGGTGGCAGCTTCGCACAGTACATCACATCTCAGAGACTGACCTAACAACACGTTCGACAACAAAGAAACACAGCGATAGCCAGCAATGTATGCACTCAGGAAACTGCTGCTGGTGACTGTCCTCTCCCTGCTAACGCTGGGCATTGTTAACTTCTCAGTATCAGCACGTAAGTTTCACAACTGCCTTTTAACCTATTACTAGCAGGGCTGCCTGTTCGAACAGTACTTAATCAGGGCTCGgacatattttgtttttaaagttaccTTTTGCTTTCCCTCCTAGATTCGATGTATAGCGACTGCTGTCTCGGCTATTCAAAGGGGCGATTGCCTTTGAGGAAAATCAGTGGCTATGTGGAACAGCAATCCAATGAAATATGTGATATAGATGCAATCATGTAAGTACAGGAACTCGATGTAGCGCACCTGATTGAAAACCACGTCTTATTTGATGATGTTCTGTGAAGTAAAAAATGCTGTTTAATGATATCACAGATTCTACACAGTTGGAGGACGGGCAGTGTGTACAGATCCTGAGAACAAATGGGTGAAAAGAGCTCTCCGTTATTTGAGGTATGGGAAAAACTCCAACATTCAGCAAGCTCACTGTCCATTACATCGAAAAGTATTTGACATTGATAAATCCATGGCAAGAAAGTGTAGCTCCACAATTGGCCTTTTGGATGTAAATTTCAATACAAATGTTATCTTATTTAATTGCTGCAAAATGTGAATAAGTCCTTTGCATTATTTAGCATGTTGTAGCAACGAGTGGCTATATTTTTAGTGTATTGCTTTTGTCCCAACAGGTTAGATTATATAAAACTTATAGAGTTTCCTTTTGTGTTTCAGCAAAAAACTGGAAGAAATGTCATATCAGGACTGAGAACATCTCCGAGAAGATAAGCAGCTGTATCAGTTTGATTTATCAAACTTAAAACCTTCCTACATAGTATCTATGTACTGTTAAACATGTTGTTGAACACCACTTTTATCTTACTATCAACTGATGTGTAAGCTTTTAGAATTGTATGTTCCATTGAACATGAATAAGTAATTATACTACAAGTacttatttatttgttcattgtttttgcacacaaaataaattaaaactattttaaaatgttttccatgATTGTTTGTAATTTATTCACAAGAGTGATAAAGCGCAAGAAATgtgtaagattagattccctacagtgtagaaacaggcccttcggccccaacagtccacaccgaccctccgaagagtaacccacccagacccattcccctctgactaatgcacctaacactatgggcaatttagcatggccaatctacctaacctgcacatctttggactgtgggaggaaaccagagaacctggaggaaacccacacagacacagggagaatgtgcaaactccacacagatggtcgcccgaggctggaatcgaacctgggaccctggtgctgtgagacagcagtgctaaccactgaggaatGTTTTCTGTTCTTAAAGATCAGGGGGCATTTTTAATTGTAAGTGTCAGAGGATTAAATAGcaaattttattgtattttttcgCAACGAGAATTATCTTTATGGGATTCTTTGAGTTTCACTAATGGAAACATGGCCAATCATTCACTACCTGGAACATTCCTCATTTGCTGCTTTTGAAAGGCACTTAGCATTAGTCAAGTGGGCTCTCCAGGCACAATGGTAGTACCTGTAGGTCCAACattctgtgttcaagtcccacctaacTCACAGGTATGcccaaacagattgattaaaataactaacCATTAGCCCAGCTGCCCTGAGGACATGAAGAGCAATGCACAGTCCCTCTTAGTCATTCTTTCATCTAAAAATAGAGCAAATATGGGCTATTTGACTGCTTTAACCTGCCCAACCATTTAGTGAGAGTATGGCTTTCATTCCACTTTCTTGGCTGTTCCCCCATCACATTTGACTTGCCTGCAGATCAAAACTCTTGCTcagctttgaaaatatttaataacaCAGCCTGCACTGCCCTTGTATAGTGAGTTCCAAAGATGAACACCCCTGAGAGAGGAAATTACTCCTCATGCCCTAAGGAAGATCCATTCATCTTGAGACACTTGAATCCTCAACACTGAATTCGAAGGTTTTTGGGTGTGGCTTTGCCACCATAACAGACATGCTGTCACCAGGACCAGAGGCAGGAGCTAACACTTTGCCAATGGGGTTTGGGATCATGGGATGGCATGTTGCTGGTGGCAGCCCATTTACACTCTCCCCAAAGAACCAAGCAATTAGAAGACAATAGTCCCCCAGCCTTGGCAGTGTCGCCATTATAGGGCAGACTTTACTGAGGTGACAGCATAAAGGGGAGGCGACTTCAGGGCTGGTTTATCCGGAAAGAGCAGGCTTGCTTTAAAAAGGCTGGAGCAGGCAGGCAGGCCCCAACAAATAGTGGGTTAGCAGATTACTGAGTATGAGCAATTTTGGTGTGGATGGTCATTCTCAACAGGGCTCTTCTTTGGATATGAAGCTATGAATTAAGAAGGTTCTGCCCAGAGGATATGCTGATAGAACAGAAAGTGGTCCTTAAATAAGCCCTTAAATGACCATCTGGCAAGCGACTGAAACTGCTGAGGTTCTGCTGCTGACAACACACCACAGTGTTAGGAACCTATCAAGCTTTCTTCTCAATGCCTTCACCTGCCATATCGCCACTAATCCTGCTATGAAAACTTTCAGCGCAAGGTTTTATATGCAAATAAACTCTGAATTTTAAAACACGAGttcacttttaaaaatgtgttaaatGTTTTAGAGCACACTATTGAACTTTGTGAGGTCAGGTAGCTCAGTTAG
Proteins encoded in this window:
- the LOC122555789 gene encoding C-C motif chemokine 20-like: MYALRKLLLVTVLSLLTLGIVNFSVSAHSMYSDCCLGYSKGRLPLRKISGYVEQQSNEICDIDAIIFYTVGGRAVCTDPENKWVKRALRYLSKKLEEMSYQD